The Rhizobium rhizogenes sequence AAGGCCGGCATGATCATGGTTTCGATGGAACGGACAGGGTCGACGAAGATCGATTCATAACCGGATGCCGGCAGCCAGCCGAGCTTCACCGACACCAGCAGGATCAGCATGATGCCGAGCCAGAAATTCGGGATCGATAGGCCGGAAAGCGCCACGATATTGGCCGTGTAGTCGATCCACGTATTCTTCTTGACGGCGGCCAGGATGCCGATGGGAATGCCGATGACCATGGCAAAGAACATCGCCATGACAGCCAGCTGAATGGTGACCGGCAGCTTCTGGCCGATCAGTTCCAGCACCGGCTGGTTGGTGCGCAGCGAAATGCCGAAATCGCCCGTCACCACACCGCCCAGCCAGTTGAGATATTGCAGCGGCACGGGGTCATTGAGGCGATATTTCTCGCGCAGGAATTCAATCGTCGCCGGGTCGCGCTCCTCGCCAGCCATGGCAAGAACCGGATCGCCCGGCAGGAGTTTCTGCAGCGAGAAGACGAAGATGGAAATGATCAGAAGCGTCGGGATCGCGACCAGCAGTCGCTTGCCGATGTAAACAGGCATGGCATTGCCCCCGTTTGAGTCAGGTGCTGCGGGCCGCACGGCAAGCCGTGCGACCTGTTCAAAGCTGTCAGTCCTTGGAAACGCCGAGAAGGCGAATCATGCCATCGGGCGACGGCGCCCAGCCCTTGACCTTGTTGGAAATGGCATAGGCATAAGGCTGGTGGCCGAGATAGATGATCGGCATGTCATCGTTGAGGATGACGCTTGCGGCATCGTATTTTTCCTTGCGGACCGCATCTTCGGTCGAGGCGCGGGCCTCGTTCAGCAGCTTGTCGACTTCAGGATTGCAATATTTCACATCGTTGATGCCGCCCTTGCAGGTGACGAACTGGTGTAGGTTGCCATCGGGATCGATACGCCCCGACCAGTCGGAACGGCTGAGCTGGTAATTGCCGGCGGTCTGTTCGGACAGAAGCGTGGCAAATTCGGTCGCCTTCAGAGTGACGTTGAAACCGGCCTCGGCCACCATGGACTGGATGACCTGCATCATCTGCGTCTGCGTGGTGTTGTTGGCGTGCTGAAGCTCGACGTCGAGCTTCTCGTAACCCGCCTCCTTCATCAGTTGCTTGGCCTTGTCGATATCGCGCGGCGGCACCGGCAGGCTCTGGTTGAACCAGGGGCTCGTCGGCGGGAAGGCCTGATTGCCACCCTTGGAGGTGCCTTCAAAGACGATCTGGCCGATCGCCTCGCGGTCAATGGCATAGGAGAACGCCTGCCGCAGGCGCTTGTCCTTGCCGAGCGGATTATCCGCACGCGCGCCATTGTTCATGTTGACATACATGGCCATGTAACCCGGCCCGATTATATCG is a genomic window containing:
- a CDS encoding ABC transporter permease — encoded protein: MPVYIGKRLLVAIPTLLIISIFVFSLQKLLPGDPVLAMAGEERDPATIEFLREKYRLNDPVPLQYLNWLGGVVTGDFGISLRTNQPVLELIGQKLPVTIQLAVMAMFFAMVIGIPIGILAAVKKNTWIDYTANIVALSGLSIPNFWLGIMLILLVSVKLGWLPASGYESIFVDPVRSIETMIMPAFVLGNALAATLMRHTRSAMVAVLSSDYIRTARAKGLSPREIILSHSFRNALLPVITLLALLFGELLAGAVLTEQIFTIPGFGKMTVDAVFTRDYAVVQGIVLCTAVGFILMNLLADIAYVLLNPRLRATI